The following are encoded together in the Ranitomeya imitator isolate aRanImi1 chromosome 4, aRanImi1.pri, whole genome shotgun sequence genome:
- the LOC138674054 gene encoding uncharacterized protein: MEFSKSQRNNKVMIYLGFEYLAFRTSKAVVTWRCRLHRSSKCHSILKTKDGNVVQEPTEHCHDSCPQKAEANVARSKMRENMRAVSATPRNVMGKVLSVLSNDVLAHMPRQSSLARSLVYHRTDGNLPNPKTIHFCIPEKYSQLILHDSGKEDRNRILVLGDRDLMLELNKDTIYGDGTFDKVPNMFYQLYTWHAKVGNSYPPCLYILLQRKDMNTYKRMFEIMKLLIPNLAPQKVSVDFEKACMTAVRIAFPHADVKGCYFHLCQSLIRKIKNVGLKTEYESNINLKITLQSLAALAFVPIEDVRCVFDKLAATFPDEECYNEVLTYFFSTYIEGAAGRDPQFPIRIWNHHDAALEQSPKTTNCCEGFPNALNSMFHCSHPSLWILFDGLQKDLACHKLTLANAQAGCLEIKKRKYEALYHMVATSVQDYPQVEDKLKYLRRIANLQ; this comes from the coding sequence ATGGAGTTTTCAAAAAGCCAGAGAAACAACAAAGTTATGATTTACTTGGGGTTTGAATATCTTGCATTTCGTACTAGCAAAGCAGTGGTGACTTGGAGATGCCGACTGCACCGCTCTTCAAAGTGCCATTCAATTCTCAAAACAAAAGATGGCAACGTAGTTCAAGAACCAACAGAACATTGTCATGACTCCTGCCCTCAAAAAGCAGAAGCAAACGTTGCCAGAAGCAAAATGAGAGAAAACATGAGAGCAGTAAGTGCTACTCCTCGCAACGTGATGGGAAAGGTGTTGTCTGTATTGAGTAATGATGTATTGGCCCATATGCCAAGACAATCATCTCTTGCGAGAAGCCTGGTCTATCATAGAACAGATGGTAATTTGCCTAACccaaaaactatacatttttgcatTCCGGAAAAGTATAGTCAACTGATACTTCATGATTCAGGAAAGGAAGATCGAAACAGAATTCTGGTTTTAGGAGATAGAGATCTTATGCTTGAACTGAACAAAGATACAATCTATGGAGATGGCACCTTTGATAAAGTGCCCAATATGTTTTACCAGCTGTACACTTGGCATGCCAAGGTGGGTAACTCATATCCGCCATGTTTGTACATTTTACTGCAAAGAAAGGACATGAACACATATAAGAGAATGTTTGAAATAATGAAGCTATTGATTCCAAATCTGGCACCTCAAAAGGTTTCAGTGGATTTTGAGAAGGCTTGTATGACTGCAGTAAGGATTGCCTTTCCACATGCTGATGTTAAAGGGTGTTATTTTCATCTTTGTCAGAGTctcattagaaaaataaaaaatgttggtttGAAAACTGAATATGAATCAAATATCAACCTAAAAATTACACTGCAGTCTCTTGCTGCATTAGCCTTTGTGCCAATTGAAGATGTGAGATGTGTTTTTGATAAGCTTGCTGCCACATTCCCAGATGAAGAATGCTATAATGAGGTGCTCACATACTTTTTTTCTACATATATTGAGGGTGCAGCTGGTAGAGATCCTCAGTTTCCTATAAGAATATGGAATCATCATGATGCAGCCCTGGAACAGTCACCAAAAACCACTAACTGTTGTGAGGGATTTCCCAATGCACTTAATTCCATGTTCCACTGCAGTCATCCCAGCTTGTGGATTCTCTTTGATGGATTGCAGAAGGACCTGGCTTGCCATAAATTAACACTGGCTAATGCACAGGCGGGTTGCCTTGAGATAAAAAAGAGGAAGTATGAGGCGCTGTATCATATGGTGGCAACTTCTGTACAGGACTACCCCCAGGTTGAAGATAAACTAAAGTACTTAAGGAGAATAGCTAATTTGCAGTAA